From Paraburkholderia hayleyella, a single genomic window includes:
- the tal gene encoding transaldolase, with product MTTALDQLKQYTTVVADTGDFQQLAQYKPQDATTNPSLILKAVQKDDYRPLLEQTVREHASKPLGAIIDRLLVAFGSEILKIIPGRVSTEVDARLSFDTQASIRKAHELITLYEAAGISRERVLIKLASTWEGIRAAEALQKEGIKCNMTLLFSLAQAAACAEAGAQLISPFVGRIYDWYKKNAGSAWDEARDGGANDPGVQSVRRIYAYYKTFGYPTEVMGASFRTTSQILELAGCDLLTISPDLLQKLQDSTDKIERKLSPETSKQPGLKRMATDEASFRFLVNDEAMACEKLAEGIRAFAADTGKLEQLITALQ from the coding sequence ATGACCACCGCACTCGACCAGCTCAAGCAGTACACCACCGTCGTCGCCGACACCGGTGATTTTCAGCAGCTCGCCCAGTACAAGCCACAAGATGCGACCACCAATCCCTCGCTGATCCTCAAGGCTGTGCAAAAAGACGACTATCGTCCGCTCCTCGAACAAACTGTCCGCGAGCACGCTTCCAAACCACTCGGCGCGATCATCGACCGGCTGCTCGTCGCATTTGGCAGCGAAATCCTGAAGATCATCCCGGGGCGCGTCTCCACCGAAGTGGATGCGCGGCTGTCGTTCGACACCCAGGCGTCGATCCGCAAGGCGCATGAACTCATCACCCTCTACGAAGCCGCCGGGATCAGCCGCGAACGCGTGCTGATCAAACTCGCGTCGACCTGGGAAGGCATTCGCGCAGCCGAAGCGCTGCAAAAAGAAGGCATCAAATGCAACATGACCTTGCTCTTCTCGTTGGCGCAGGCTGCCGCATGTGCCGAGGCGGGCGCGCAACTGATCTCGCCGTTCGTCGGACGGATTTACGACTGGTACAAGAAAAATGCGGGCAGTGCCTGGGATGAAGCCCGGGATGGCGGTGCCAATGATCCTGGTGTGCAGTCCGTGCGCCGGATCTATGCGTACTACAAAACCTTTGGCTATCCCACCGAAGTCATGGGCGCGAGCTTTCGTACCACGAGCCAGATTCTCGAACTGGCGGGCTGCGACCTGCTGACGATCAGCCCGGATTTATTGCAAAAGCTGCAAGACAGCACGGACAAAATCGAACGCAAGCTGTCGCCCGAAACCAGCAAGCAGCCAGGCCTCAAACGCATGGCAACCGATGAAGCGTCATTTCGCTTCCTCGTCAACGACGAAGCCATGGCTTGCGAAAAACTCGCTGAGGGGATTCGTGCGTTCGCTGCCGACACGGGCAAACTCGAGCAGCTCATCACCGCACTCCAATAA
- a CDS encoding VOC family protein produces the protein MQVQPCAYFRGRCEEALEFYAKQLDAEIQVKVYFKDMPEPPAGFPMPPPGCENKIVYACMKIGDSVLIASDSTQADSDQPINAEINFSLNLIADDVATGKRYFNALSKKGRVVTPWTTTPATEGFGMVVDQFGIHWMVFVPTTSTQ, from the coding sequence ATGCAAGTCCAGCCATGCGCCTATTTTCGTGGCCGTTGCGAGGAAGCACTCGAGTTTTATGCGAAACAACTGGACGCTGAAATTCAGGTCAAGGTTTATTTCAAGGACATGCCGGAGCCGCCCGCAGGCTTTCCCATGCCGCCCCCCGGCTGCGAAAACAAGATTGTTTACGCCTGCATGAAGATTGGCGATTCGGTGCTGATTGCATCTGATTCGACGCAAGCGGATTCCGACCAGCCCATCAACGCCGAAATCAATTTCAGCCTGAACCTGATTGCCGATGACGTGGCGACAGGCAAGCGTTACTTCAACGCCTTAAGCAAAAAAGGCCGCGTCGTCACCCCCTGGACCACCACGCCCGCTACCGAAGGTTTCGGCATGGTGGTCGACCAGTTCGGGATTCACTGGATGGTGTTCGTGCCCACCACGTCGACACAGTAA
- a CDS encoding FUSC family protein: MRLSGRPGQFVPLRRLWRSLASPFYRYRYARLIHSTRVGLAMLVSILATTGIDVPHGIWASVTLLVVIGGLQHHGNIRKKAAERAVGTLLGAGFGLVLIVQQNLLGSLPLTYVLMSIVAAICSWYAIGKAGYIALLTAITMCIVAGHGDNLIGTGLWRTLNVLIGIVIALAFSFALPLHATYSWRYLLADNLRDCARLYAYLLDDTPLSSEAKLKIFLRLNTRLVQLRSLLPSVAKEIHVAQAQLEEIQRLHRSALSALEMIAMGTFLQQDAVRLAFASQCGDEVRAVRGTLLAMARALRFTAAKPLEMPPARLAASIAPGLAVHLAPELQGPYWLGQRLAEQVERLRALLLETGPNWHIEQRVRRLPAQSGLGR, encoded by the coding sequence ATGCGCCTGAGCGGGCGGCCCGGTCAGTTCGTGCCACTCAGGCGGCTCTGGCGCAGCCTCGCTTCGCCGTTTTACCGTTACCGCTACGCCCGGCTGATCCACAGTACGCGTGTGGGTCTCGCCATGCTCGTGTCGATTCTGGCGACGACGGGCATTGATGTGCCGCATGGCATCTGGGCTTCGGTGACCTTGCTGGTGGTGATCGGTGGCCTGCAGCACCACGGCAATATCCGCAAGAAAGCCGCGGAACGGGCCGTGGGCACGCTGCTGGGCGCGGGGTTTGGGCTCGTGCTGATCGTGCAGCAAAACCTGCTGGGCTCGCTGCCGCTGACCTATGTCTTGATGTCGATCGTGGCTGCCATCTGTTCCTGGTATGCGATAGGCAAAGCGGGCTATATCGCGCTCCTGACCGCGATTACGATGTGCATCGTCGCGGGCCATGGCGATAACCTGATCGGTACGGGCCTGTGGCGCACGCTGAATGTGCTGATCGGAATCGTGATTGCGCTGGCGTTTTCGTTTGCCCTGCCGCTTCATGCCACGTATTCGTGGCGTTATCTGCTAGCCGACAACCTGCGCGACTGCGCCAGGCTCTACGCGTATTTGCTGGATGACACGCCGCTGTCCAGCGAGGCGAAGCTCAAGATTTTTTTGCGTTTGAATACCCGCCTGGTGCAACTGCGCTCGTTGCTGCCTTCGGTGGCCAAGGAGATTCATGTAGCGCAAGCGCAGCTTGAAGAGATTCAGCGCCTGCACCGGTCGGCGCTCAGCGCGCTCGAAATGATTGCGATGGGCACGTTTTTACAGCAAGACGCGGTGCGCCTGGCGTTTGCCAGCCAGTGCGGCGACGAGGTGCGTGCCGTGCGTGGCACGCTGCTGGCAATGGCCCGCGCCTTGCGCTTTACGGCGGCCAAGCCGCTCGAGATGCCGCCGGCACGTCTTGCTGCGAGCATCGCGCCGGGGCTGGCCGTGCACCTGGCGCCTGAGTTGCAAGGCCCGTATTGGCTGGGACAGCGTCTGGCGGAACAGGTCGAGCGGCTGCGTGCGCTGCTGCTCGAGACGGGGCCCAACTGGCATATCGAGCAACGTGTGAGGCGCCTGCCGGCGCAGTCCGGCCTGGGCCGCTAA
- a CDS encoding spermidine synthase, whose amino-acid sequence MTKLIRRASAEARALGGRTAKAQDAQRRSSRSKTRAQHDDDFADAPPPVTPSAKSRFAPVTFSETAGVRYLHFGTEWVQGAMRLKKPDHIELEYVQQMMAWLLFLETPARIVQLGLGAAALTKFTHRYLKRASVDAIELNPAVVVAARTMFGLPADDARLTVHETDAWNFVTDRANHGTTGALQVDVYDAKARGPVLNSVAFYRAARACLGSAGVMTVNLFGDHPDFVRNMKRLKEAFDGRVIALPEVHDGNRVALAFSGPALEVPFAALQARAKLIEDTLGLPARKWLKGLREASGQSGPTFSI is encoded by the coding sequence ATGACGAAACTGATCCGGCGCGCCAGCGCCGAGGCACGCGCTCTTGGCGGCCGTACGGCCAAGGCCCAGGATGCGCAACGACGCTCCTCCCGCAGCAAAACCCGCGCGCAGCATGACGATGATTTTGCCGATGCGCCTCCTCCTGTGACCCCTTCGGCAAAATCGCGTTTTGCTCCCGTGACGTTTTCTGAAACGGCGGGCGTGCGCTATCTGCATTTCGGCACGGAATGGGTGCAAGGCGCGATGCGGCTGAAAAAGCCCGACCACATCGAACTCGAATACGTGCAGCAGATGATGGCCTGGCTGCTGTTTCTTGAAACGCCTGCGCGCATCGTGCAACTGGGGCTGGGCGCGGCGGCGTTGACCAAATTCACGCACCGCTATTTAAAACGGGCGAGCGTCGATGCGATTGAGCTGAATCCGGCGGTGGTCGTGGCCGCGCGCACGATGTTCGGGCTGCCCGCCGACGATGCCCGTCTGACGGTGCACGAAACCGATGCATGGAATTTTGTGACTGATCGCGCGAATCACGGTACGACGGGTGCATTGCAAGTCGATGTCTACGACGCCAAAGCGCGCGGCCCGGTGTTAAATAGCGTGGCGTTTTATCGCGCCGCACGGGCTTGCCTCGGCAGCGCGGGTGTGATGACGGTGAACCTGTTTGGCGACCATCCCGATTTCGTGCGCAACATGAAGCGCCTGAAAGAAGCCTTCGACGGCCGTGTCATCGCTTTGCCTGAAGTGCACGACGGCAACCGCGTGGCGCTGGCGTTTTCCGGCCCGGCGCTGGAGGTGCCCTTTGCCGCGCTGCAAGCGCGGGCAAAACTGATCGAAGACACCCTGGGCTTACCGGCACGCAAATGGCTCAAAGGCCTGCGTGAAGCGTCGGGACAAAGCGGGCCCACGTTTTCGATTTAA
- a CDS encoding HPP family protein, whose amino-acid sequence MFRSALVRWLSRFVPSPLTVGWPERLRSCLGALFGIAFTGTMMHLLLGPAAHIPLLVAPMGASAVLLFAVPASPLAQPWSIIGGNLIAATAGVACASWIATPILAAALAVALAVGAMFALRCVHPPSGAVALTAVLGGPEIHALGYHFVATPIALQSALLLCAALVYHAVTGHRYPHAAPQASSPGPATTATTAGTVRPHDGFTRADLEAVLKQRGELLDIDPGDLEALLRDVQLQAYARTFSELTCADIMSRTLVSVSATTRATTAWELLQQRHIKALPVTDEKQHVIGIVTRADLINAHIPGAASEQPPSMRRGFQRWFKRRAATAPQIGTLMTVVVQTVDSTTPIVELVPVFANYGHHHIPVLDADKRLAGMITQADLIAGLYRQRAAQQQRIA is encoded by the coding sequence GTGTTCCGTTCCGCTCTTGTCCGCTGGCTCTCCCGCTTTGTGCCCAGCCCCCTCACCGTGGGCTGGCCCGAGCGCCTGAGATCCTGCCTCGGCGCTTTATTTGGCATCGCCTTCACCGGTACGATGATGCATCTGTTGCTCGGGCCTGCCGCCCATATTCCACTTCTCGTCGCGCCCATGGGCGCTTCGGCCGTGCTGCTATTCGCCGTTCCCGCCAGCCCACTGGCGCAGCCGTGGTCCATCATCGGCGGCAATCTCATCGCGGCCACGGCGGGCGTCGCCTGTGCGAGCTGGATCGCTACCCCCATCCTCGCAGCAGCGCTGGCCGTCGCCCTGGCGGTCGGCGCGATGTTTGCCCTGCGCTGTGTTCATCCGCCATCGGGCGCGGTCGCCCTGACCGCAGTTCTGGGAGGGCCCGAGATTCACGCGCTCGGCTATCACTTTGTCGCTACGCCGATCGCACTCCAGTCAGCGTTGCTGCTGTGCGCAGCGCTCGTCTATCACGCCGTGACTGGGCATCGCTATCCGCACGCGGCTCCTCAAGCCTCGAGCCCAGGCCCCGCGACCACGGCAACCACGGCTGGAACGGTGAGGCCCCATGACGGCTTCACGCGCGCGGACCTCGAAGCGGTGCTCAAGCAGCGCGGCGAACTGCTCGATATCGATCCTGGCGATCTGGAAGCCCTTCTGCGCGATGTCCAATTGCAGGCCTATGCCCGCACGTTCAGCGAGCTGACTTGCGCGGACATCATGTCGCGCACGCTGGTCTCGGTTTCGGCGACAACCCGCGCGACAACGGCATGGGAGCTGCTGCAACAGCGCCATATCAAGGCGCTCCCCGTCACCGACGAGAAGCAGCATGTCATCGGCATCGTGACGCGCGCCGATCTCATCAATGCGCATATTCCAGGCGCCGCGTCAGAGCAGCCGCCGTCCATGCGGCGCGGGTTCCAGCGCTGGTTCAAGCGCCGCGCCGCCACCGCCCCCCAGATCGGCACGCTGATGACCGTCGTCGTTCAGACAGTCGACAGCACCACCCCGATCGTCGAATTAGTCCCGGTGTTCGCCAACTACGGGCACCACCATATTCCGGTTCTGGACGCGGACAAGCGGCTAGCCGGAATGATCACGCAAGCCGATCTCATCGCGGGCCTGTATCGCCAGCGCGCGGCCCAGCAACAACGCATAGCCTAG
- a CDS encoding MarR family winged helix-turn-helix transcriptional regulator, producing the protein MKTRSRSLNKADFEQLSEFRYQMRRFERFSEQAAQGEGITPLQYLLLLHIRGYPGRDWATVGELAQRLQARHHSVVALVSRSEALGLVRRKISELDRRQIEVHLQPAGEQLLARLAGIHRAELKSLKGAFTVPQIDG; encoded by the coding sequence ATGAAAACGCGTTCGCGCAGCTTGAACAAGGCGGACTTCGAGCAGCTCTCCGAGTTTCGCTATCAGATGCGGCGTTTCGAGCGCTTCTCTGAACAGGCCGCCCAGGGCGAAGGCATTACGCCGCTGCAATATCTGCTGCTTTTGCATATCAGGGGTTATCCCGGGCGCGACTGGGCCACGGTTGGTGAACTGGCGCAACGGCTCCAGGCGCGGCATCACAGCGTTGTCGCACTAGTGTCTCGCAGCGAGGCGCTCGGCCTCGTGCGCAGAAAGATCAGTGAGCTGGATCGCCGCCAGATCGAGGTTCATCTGCAACCCGCAGGCGAGCAGCTGCTCGCCCGTCTCGCCGGGATACACCGTGCCGAGCTCAAATCGCTCAAAGGGGCCTTTACCGTGCCGCAAATTGACGGCTGA
- a CDS encoding DNA-deoxyinosine glycosylase, translating to MTFKRCFSPVVDSNTKVLVLGSLPGEVSLAHNQYYAHRQNRFWHLVGEVIGENLSGMEYTERLRTLLQYRIGLWDVVAEARRAGSLDSNLRDLASNDLSALVATLPHLVAIAFNGNTAAKIGERALGARISQYRILKLPSSSPAYAALPYAAKLAAWRALHDCLA from the coding sequence ATGACATTCAAGCGTTGCTTCTCTCCGGTTGTTGACTCGAACACGAAGGTGCTTGTGCTGGGCAGCCTGCCCGGAGAGGTCTCGCTGGCGCACAACCAGTACTACGCCCACCGGCAAAACCGGTTCTGGCACCTGGTCGGCGAGGTGATTGGCGAGAACCTGAGCGGCATGGAATACACCGAACGCTTGCGCACGTTGCTGCAATATCGCATCGGCTTATGGGATGTCGTGGCCGAGGCGCGGCGCGCGGGCAGTCTCGATAGCAATCTGCGCGATCTGGCGAGCAATGACCTCAGCGCGCTAGTGGCAACGCTGCCCCATCTCGTGGCGATTGCGTTCAACGGCAACACGGCGGCGAAGATTGGCGAACGCGCGCTCGGCGCGCGGATCAGCCAGTATCGAATTCTCAAACTGCCATCGAGCAGCCCCGCATATGCGGCGCTGCCGTATGCGGCCAAGCTGGCGGCGTGGCGCGCCTTGCACGATTGTCTCGCGTGA
- a CDS encoding chorismate--pyruvate lyase family protein yields MPIRFDAADAHWRVALLPGFTPAQKDWLTREGSLTAHLRTLGAVSVRVTHEAVAQAWADESASLAVAERAPVWSREVVLAVAGVPYVAAHSVVPLAASRGIWQAIRRLRTRPLAELLYSDSSVLRSPLVSRRISARHPLYDLAAHALDGACPHALVARRSVFERHGAPLMVTECFLPALWAHLAQWGNRPYRPHQLHQPQPSSDMPAMEQDRTS; encoded by the coding sequence ATGCCGATCCGCTTCGATGCCGCCGACGCCCACTGGCGCGTTGCGCTTTTACCTGGTTTCACGCCCGCACAGAAAGACTGGCTGACGCGCGAGGGGTCGCTGACCGCTCATCTGCGCACGCTGGGTGCGGTCAGCGTGCGGGTGACTCATGAGGCCGTCGCCCAAGCCTGGGCTGACGAATCCGCCTCGCTCGCCGTGGCTGAACGCGCGCCGGTCTGGTCGCGCGAAGTGGTGCTGGCGGTGGCGGGGGTGCCCTATGTCGCGGCGCACAGCGTGGTGCCGCTGGCCGCGAGCCGGGGCATCTGGCAAGCCATCCGGCGCTTGCGCACGCGTCCCCTGGCGGAACTGCTGTATAGCGATAGCAGCGTGCTGCGTTCGCCGCTGGTCAGCCGCCGCATCTCCGCGCGGCATCCGCTTTATGACCTCGCGGCGCATGCGCTCGACGGTGCCTGCCCGCATGCGCTGGTGGCGCGGCGTTCGGTTTTCGAGCGCCATGGCGCACCGCTGATGGTGACCGAGTGTTTTTTGCCCGCACTCTGGGCGCATCTGGCGCAGTGGGGAAATCGGCCATATCGGCCACATCAGCTGCATCAGCCACAGCCCTCTTCAGACATGCCAGCCATGGAGCAAGACAGGACGTCATGA
- the htpG gene encoding molecular chaperone HtpG, with the protein MAQETMNFQAEVKQLLNLMIHSLYSNKEIFLRELISNASDAADKLRFEAIENNALYENDPNLRIRVSYDKAARTITLDDNGIGMSRDEAIANLGTIARSGTKEFFGKLSGDQQKDAALIGQFGVGFYSGFIVADRITVETRRAGLPASEGVRWESTGEGDFAVETIERAARGTTITLHLRADEDELLSSHRLRAIIQKYSDHVALPILMKKEEWDAEKGEMVTRDEDETVNQASALWTRSKNEITDEQYQQFYQHLAHDHQNPLTWTHNRVEGRSEYTQLLYVPAHAPFDLWNRDHRGGLKLYVKRVFIMDEAEQLLPGYLRFVKGVVDSSDLPLNVSREILQESRDVRAIREGVTKRVLSMLEELAGKAPVAATAADGDTAQADGKADAPYPLFWNEFGQVLKEGIGEDTANRERIAKLLRFASTHQDSPEQNVALADYVARMKPEQSKIYYVTADTWQAATHSPHLEVFRKKGVEVLLLTDRVDEWMLSFFTEFDGKPLQSVARGDLDLGALNDEEKAEQEKVGETLKPLVEKMKEALKGKAKDVRLTFRLTDSPSCLIADDGDMSGYLQRMLKAAGQQAPAMQPILEINPEHALVKGLQIDGAQFDDWCHLLFDQAMLAEGGALEDPASFVRRTNALLLTRGV; encoded by the coding sequence ATGGCACAAGAAACCATGAATTTTCAGGCAGAAGTGAAACAGCTTTTGAACCTGATGATCCATTCGCTATACAGCAACAAGGAAATTTTCCTGCGTGAGCTGATTTCCAACGCGTCGGATGCCGCCGACAAGCTGCGTTTCGAAGCCATCGAAAACAACGCGCTTTACGAAAACGATCCGAACTTGCGGATTCGCGTGTCCTACGACAAGGCGGCCCGCACCATCACGCTCGACGACAACGGCATCGGCATGAGCCGCGACGAGGCCATTGCCAACCTGGGCACGATTGCCCGTTCCGGCACGAAAGAGTTCTTCGGCAAGCTCTCGGGCGACCAGCAAAAAGACGCCGCGTTGATCGGCCAGTTTGGCGTGGGTTTTTATTCAGGCTTTATCGTGGCCGACCGCATCACGGTGGAAACCCGCCGCGCCGGGCTGCCCGCGAGCGAAGGCGTGCGCTGGGAAAGCACGGGCGAGGGCGATTTCGCCGTGGAGACCATCGAGCGCGCGGCACGCGGCACCACGATCACGCTGCATCTGCGTGCCGACGAAGACGAACTGCTGTCGTCGCATCGTCTGCGCGCGATCATTCAGAAGTATTCGGATCACGTCGCGCTGCCGATCCTCATGAAAAAGGAAGAATGGGACGCTGAAAAAGGCGAGATGGTGACGCGTGACGAAGACGAAACCGTCAACCAGGCCAGCGCGCTGTGGACCCGCTCAAAGAACGAGATCACGGATGAGCAGTATCAGCAGTTTTACCAGCACCTCGCGCATGACCATCAAAATCCGCTGACGTGGACGCATAACCGCGTCGAAGGCCGCAGCGAATACACCCAGTTGCTCTACGTTCCCGCTCATGCGCCCTTCGATCTATGGAACCGCGATCACCGCGGCGGCCTGAAACTGTATGTGAAGCGCGTGTTCATCATGGACGAAGCCGAGCAGTTGCTGCCGGGCTATTTGCGTTTCGTGAAGGGCGTGGTCGATTCAAGCGATCTGCCGCTCAACGTCTCGCGCGAAATCCTGCAGGAAAGCCGCGATGTCCGGGCCATCCGCGAAGGCGTGACGAAACGCGTGCTGTCGATGCTCGAAGAGCTGGCCGGCAAGGCCCCGGTCGCGGCTACGGCGGCGGACGGGGATACGGCGCAGGCCGACGGTAAGGCGGACGCGCCGTACCCGTTATTCTGGAACGAGTTCGGCCAGGTGCTGAAAGAAGGCATCGGTGAAGATACGGCCAACCGCGAGCGCATTGCCAAACTGCTGCGCTTTGCCTCGACCCACCAGGATTCGCCGGAACAGAACGTGGCGCTAGCCGATTACGTCGCGCGCATGAAGCCTGAGCAAAGCAAGATTTATTACGTCACCGCTGACACCTGGCAGGCCGCGACACATAGCCCGCACCTCGAAGTGTTCCGCAAGAAAGGCGTGGAAGTGCTGTTGCTGACGGATCGTGTCGATGAATGGATGCTGTCGTTTTTCACCGAGTTCGACGGCAAACCGCTACAGAGCGTAGCGCGTGGCGATCTGGATCTGGGCGCGCTCAACGACGAAGAAAAAGCCGAGCAGGAAAAGGTCGGTGAGACCCTCAAGCCCCTGGTCGAGAAGATGAAAGAAGCGCTCAAGGGCAAGGCCAAGGACGTGCGTCTGACGTTTCGCCTGACTGACTCGCCTTCGTGCCTGATCGCGGACGACGGCGACATGAGCGGCTACCTGCAGCGCATGCTGAAGGCGGCGGGCCAGCAGGCGCCCGCGATGCAGCCGATCCTCGAGATCAACCCCGAACATGCGCTGGTGAAGGGTTTGCAAATCGATGGGGCGCAGTTTGATGACTGGTGTCATCTGCTGTTCGATCAGGCGATGCTGGCGGAGGGCGGCGCGCTGGAAGATCCGGCGAGTTTCGTGCGGCGCACGAATGCGCTCTTGCTGACGCGCGGCGTGTAA
- a CDS encoding PLP-dependent aminotransferase family protein, which produces MPPDPLDLIPAPHGASPLTLVEQLVQWACRRIEERVFRPGMRMPSIRTLARDKGVSRFTVVEAYERLVAQGYLDSRRGSGFYVRERLAAPVPGERHAVAPGIAAPPPIDVVWLLRNMLQTSTRPEKGPGLGYLPSRWLDGELMTRALRTLGRQSSAQLLGFGTPQGFLPLRQQLQTRLEEREIGAAPEQIVLVSGITQAIDLIARLYVQPGDAVIVGDPAWFQMFGRFAAQGARLIGMPYTPEGPDLDALEPLLQAWRPRMLVINSVLHNPTGTSLSAAQAFRLLQLAETYDFIVVEDDIYGDLCPPGYPATRLASLDQLRRVIYLGSFSKTLAANLRVGFLAGSLPVARAMTDQKMLVGMTSPELNERVLYQILTEGHYRRHVERLRARLDGVRDKAARMLEKTGFKLFLTPGAGMFVWVDTGVDSDALAASAHEAGFLLTPGSLFSPQQSPTTRMRFNVANCGDPGLPVFLNQYLERALRRAS; this is translated from the coding sequence ATGCCGCCTGATCCGCTTGACCTGATCCCCGCGCCTCACGGCGCTTCGCCGCTGACGCTGGTCGAACAGTTGGTGCAATGGGCTTGCCGCCGGATCGAAGAACGCGTTTTTCGCCCTGGCATGCGCATGCCGTCGATCCGTACGCTGGCGCGGGATAAAGGCGTGTCGCGCTTCACCGTGGTGGAAGCGTATGAGCGGCTGGTGGCCCAGGGTTATCTGGATTCGCGGCGGGGCTCCGGTTTTTACGTGCGCGAGCGGCTGGCCGCACCGGTGCCCGGTGAGCGCCATGCGGTAGCGCCCGGCATTGCCGCACCGCCCCCGATCGATGTCGTCTGGCTGCTGCGCAATATGTTGCAAACCTCGACGCGGCCTGAAAAAGGCCCAGGGTTGGGTTATCTCCCCAGCCGCTGGCTGGACGGCGAGCTAATGACTCGCGCGCTGCGCACGCTAGGGCGGCAAAGCAGCGCGCAACTGTTGGGCTTTGGCACGCCACAAGGTTTTCTGCCCCTGCGCCAGCAATTGCAGACCCGGCTTGAGGAGCGCGAGATCGGCGCTGCCCCGGAGCAGATCGTGCTGGTCTCCGGCATCACTCAGGCCATCGATCTGATTGCCCGTCTTTATGTCCAGCCGGGCGATGCCGTGATCGTGGGCGATCCGGCGTGGTTCCAGATGTTCGGGCGCTTCGCGGCACAAGGCGCGCGCCTGATTGGCATGCCCTATACGCCCGAGGGGCCCGATCTGGATGCGCTGGAGCCCCTGTTGCAGGCCTGGCGGCCACGCATGCTCGTGATCAACTCGGTGCTGCACAATCCCACGGGCACCTCGCTGAGCGCCGCCCAGGCGTTCCGCCTCCTGCAACTGGCCGAGACTTACGATTTCATCGTCGTCGAAGACGATATCTATGGCGATCTCTGCCCGCCCGGTTATCCCGCTACCCGTTTAGCGAGTCTCGACCAGTTACGGCGGGTGATTTACCTTGGCAGTTTCTCCAAGACCCTCGCGGCTAATTTGCGCGTGGGTTTTCTCGCCGGTTCGCTACCCGTGGCCCGGGCCATGACTGACCAGAAGATGCTGGTTGGCATGACCAGCCCCGAGCTGAACGAACGCGTGCTGTACCAGATCCTCACCGAAGGCCACTACCGGCGTCATGTCGAACGCTTGCGGGCACGGCTCGACGGCGTGCGTGACAAGGCCGCGCGGATGCTGGAGAAAACCGGTTTCAAGCTGTTTCTGACACCCGGCGCAGGCATGTTCGTCTGGGTCGATACCGGGGTGGACTCCGACGCGCTGGCCGCGAGCGCACACGAAGCGGGCTTTTTGCTCACGCCAGGCAGCCTTTTCTCGCCGCAGCAGTCGCCCACCACGCGCATGCGCTTTAACGTCGCCAATTGCGGGGATCCAGGGCTGCCGGTCTTTCTCAACCAGTACCTCGAGCGCGCGCTCCGGCGTGCCTCCTGA
- a CDS encoding DMT family transporter gives MNSRESQGMLLGLLGVVIFSLTLPMTRIVVMEFHPLLNGLGRALAAALPAAALLAWRRERWPTWVQMKSLAVVSLGVIVAFPVFSAWAMKTVPASHGAVVNGLQPLCVALYAAWLAHERPSKAFWLSAIAGSAIVVGFALQAGGGALQAGDLLMLVAVGIGALGYAEGARLARQMGGWQVICWALVVSAPFLLLPVAWLGWQQYLQQTQPVALKTWLAFGYVTLFSQFLGFFAWYAGLAMGGIARVGQVQLLQIFFTMAFSALFFGETVAPITWLFAAAVIVTVVLGRKASVRTAPTAPSAAASRAAAKPVRTP, from the coding sequence ATCAATTCGCGTGAATCTCAAGGCATGCTGCTTGGCCTGCTAGGCGTCGTGATTTTTAGCCTGACGCTGCCCATGACCCGTATCGTCGTGATGGAATTCCATCCCTTGCTCAACGGCCTGGGCCGGGCACTTGCCGCCGCGCTCCCGGCGGCGGCGCTGCTCGCCTGGCGCCGCGAGCGCTGGCCCACCTGGGTGCAAATGAAGAGCCTCGCGGTGGTCTCGCTGGGCGTGATCGTCGCATTTCCGGTGTTTTCCGCCTGGGCCATGAAAACCGTGCCGGCATCGCACGGGGCCGTGGTCAACGGCTTGCAGCCCTTGTGCGTCGCGCTGTATGCCGCCTGGCTGGCCCATGAGCGGCCCTCGAAAGCTTTCTGGCTCAGCGCGATCGCGGGTAGCGCCATCGTCGTGGGCTTCGCCTTGCAGGCAGGCGGCGGCGCGCTCCAGGCGGGCGATCTGCTGATGCTGGTCGCGGTGGGTATCGGCGCGCTCGGTTACGCCGAAGGCGCGCGGCTGGCACGGCAGATGGGTGGCTGGCAGGTGATCTGCTGGGCCCTGGTGGTGTCGGCGCCCTTCCTGCTGCTACCGGTGGCCTGGCTCGGCTGGCAGCAATATCTGCAGCAGACGCAACCCGTGGCGCTGAAAACCTGGCTGGCGTTCGGCTATGTCACGCTGTTTTCGCAGTTCCTCGGTTTTTTCGCCTGGTATGCGGGGCTGGCGATGGGTGGCATTGCTCGCGTGGGTCAGGTGCAACTGTTGCAGATTTTCTTCACGATGGCGTTTTCCGCGCTCTTTTTCGGCGAAACCGTGGCCCCCATCACCTGGCTTTTCGCCGCGGCGGTCATCGTCACCGTCGTGCTGGGCCGCAAGGCCAGCGTGCGCACGGCGCCCACAGCCCCTTCCGCGGCGGCATCCCGGGCTGCAGCCAAACCGGTTCGTACCCCGTGA